TGCTGATTGCCTGTATCAACTTTGTAAATCTTTCTACTGCGCAGGCGGATAAAAGAGCGAAGGAAGTGGGTGTGCGTAAAGCCATTGGCTCTACGAGAGGGGAACTGATTATGCAGTTTCTGATGCAGTCGCTTTTACTTACAGCGATGGCTACTGCCTTTAGTTTAGTGCTGGTGGTGGCTGTGATGCCGTTTTTCAATGCGCTGGCAGGTACTACAATTGCTATTCCGTATGCCAGTATTGCTGCATGGAGTGTGTTGCTGTTGTTTATGATTACCGTATCCTTGCTGGCGGGTATCAGGCCGGCATTTCTGATTTCCGGATTCAGGCCGGTGGTAGTATTGAAGGGATTGAAGCAGCCGGGAAAATCCGGTGGTATCATGAAAACGATGGTGGTTATTCAGTTTGCGGCCTCTGTGGCATTGATCATAGCCACGGTGGTCATCTACCAGCAAATACAATATGGTAAATCAAGACCTACCGGTTATAAAATTTCAGGATTGGTGAGCACGGTGATGTCGCCGGACCTCAGAAGAAATTATCATGCCCTGAAAAACGATCTGCTGGCTTCTGGCACCGTGACCGATGTAACTGAGTCCAGCAGCCCTATTACGGAGATCTGGTCGCATAGTGTGATTAATAACTGGCCGGGCAAAACTGGTCCTTCAAATTCCTTTATCAGTATAGCGAGGGTAGGTGCCGATGAGGATTACTATAAGACTATTGGGATGGAGCTTTCTAGTGGCAGATTATTCAATAATACGGTAGCTGCTGATTCCGGAACTGTTGTGCTGAATGAAGCGGCAGTGAAGGAAATGGGTCTGAAAGACCCTGTAGGGCAGACAATTACCTGGGATGGAGACAAAAGGGTAACCATTGTTGGTGTAGTGAAGAATACGCTGATGGTATCTCCCTTTATTCCGGCAGAAGCGACCCTTTTCCATCATACCGATGATGTATCCGCGATTACCTACCGTTTAAGTCCGAAATACCCGACTCAGGAGGGTTTGGAGAAGATAGGCGTGATATTCAGCCGTTATAATCCTGCTTATCCTTTTACCTATGCTTTTGCAGATGTTGATTATGAGCAGAAGTTTAAGATGGAAGTGCTGACAGGCAGACTGGCAGGGATTTTCGCAGGACTTGCGATTTTTGTTAGTTGTCTTGGTTTGCTTGGGCTGGCTGCATATACGGCGGCCAGGCGTACCAAAGAAATTGCGGTGCGTAAGGTAATGGGCGCATCTACGGCGCATCTGTGGATGTTGCTGAGCAGGCAGTTTATTTTGCTGGTGCTGGTGGGTAGTGCTGTAGCAATGCCGGTGGCCTGGTTTGTATTAGAGCAGTGGCTGGCGAAATATAGTTACAGGATTGTTATTAGCCCTTTTGTTTTCGTGGGGGCGTTAGTGTTAGCGGTGCTGGTGACGATGTTTACGGTCAGTTACCAGGCGATAAAGGCGGCGTTGATGAATCCGATATTGAGCTTGAAATCTGAATAGTTTTTTTCTCGCAAAGCAGCATAAGAAGCAGAACAGCAAAGGATTGTGTTATGTTGTTTTGTATAAAATATTTTGTATAAAAAAGGATGTCTCTACTCAGTAGAGACATCCTTTTTTATTTGAGTTTTGTTCCGTCTCTACTGAGTAGAGACGTGGTTATGCTTTTGCAGGAATTTCTTTCAGTGTATTTGTCAGCAGCTGATAGAAGCGGCCTACAGCTGATATCTGTACTCTTTCGTTAGGAGAGTGCGCATCGAGGATGGTAGGGCCAAAGGAGATCATATCCATACCAGGATGATGAGCGCCGATGATGCCGCATTCCAGTCCGGCGTGTACGGCACCGATTTCAGGTTCTTTGCCGTATTGTTCTTTGAACAGTTTGGTCATCACCTGGAGGATGGCTGAATTGATATTAGGTTTCCAGCCAGGGTAGCCGGAGGTTTGGTTGATGGTACAACCGATAATTTCGAAGCCTGCTTTCACTGCATAGCCAACATCTTCCTTGGTGCTGTCTACGCTGCTGCGTTGCAGTGACTGCGTGGTGAAGGAGCCGTTTTTAGCAATAACGCGAGCCAGGTTGGTAGAGGCTTCTACGAGGTCTGCTATTTCAGGGCTCATGCGGTATACGCCGTTAGGAATAGCATAGATTGCCCTTGTCAGCTGCCGGAAGTAGGCAGGGTCCATCATGATGCCGGGGTTATCGGCTTTTGTGATGGAGACAGCCAGGCCGGCTTCGATGTGCTGGTATTCATCTTTGATGGTGGCTTCGTAGTCGCTGATGAAGGCGAGGAATTCGGCTTCTTCAGATTTGGATACGAGCACCTGTGCGGTAGATTCGCGTGGGATGGCGTTTCTGAGGCTGCCCCCGTCGATACTAACGAGCTGTATATCAAACTGAGACTGTGCTTTATAGAGCAGGCGGTTCATCAGTTTGTTGGCATTGCCACGTCCTTTGTGGATATCCATGCCGGAGTGGCCGCCGAGTAAACCTGTGATTTTGATGAGGTAGGAGAGGAAACCATCGCCGGCAGGAATTTCCTGGTAAGTGGCGCTGGTATTGGTGTCGCGGCCACCTGCGCAACCGATGGTGAAGGAATGTTCTTCCTCTGTATCCAGGTTGAGCATGATGGTGCCGGAGAGCATGCTGCCGTCTAGCTGGGTGGCGCCTGTCATGCCGGTTTCTTCGTCGATGGTGAACAGGGCTTCCAGGGCAGGGTGTGCCAGGGTTTTGTCAGCAAGAATAGCCATGATAGCCGCTACGCCGATGCCATTGTCTGCGCCGAGGGTAGTTCCTTTGGCTCTTACCCAGTCGCCATCTATATACATATTGATTCCCTGTGTATCGAAATCAAAATCAGTATCATTATTTTTCTGGTGAACCATATCCAGATGTGACTGCAGTATAACGGTCTGTCTGTTTTCCAGACCTGCGGTAGCAGGCTTTTTGATAACTACGTTGCCTACGGTATCGCGGGTTGTTTCGAGGCCCAGTTCCTGACCGAATTTAACTACGAAGTCTATAGCGGCTGCTTCTTTCTTGGAAGCGCGGGGGATAGCGTTCAGTTGTGCAAAGTACGACCACAATGATTGCGGCTGGAGGTCTTTCCATTCCATTGTTGTAACGTTTTGTGTTGAAATATATTTCAATTTACACTGTTCGTACGGTTAAGCCTATATTTTTTTTATGAAAGATTTGGGTTTTCGAAAACGCTTCGTATATTTGTCTACCATTTAAGTAGACTAATAAAAATTTACCACCACCAATAGCCGGGATCTCCGGTAAAAAGTCTTTGTCCCACCACACAAAGCGCCCAAAAATATCTTTATTGACGGTTGCTGAAAAGCGACCCGGCGGACTATTATTAAATTTTCAACCATGAACCAGGTAATTAACAACAACCTTTATGTAAGTATGAATAACGGCAAAGCGCTATCCGTTTGCTGTTGCTGTTGTTGTTAGGCATTACGCCATCATCCGGAAACTTTCATTTTTCTGAGTGGTGATGCAGGTCCCAAACCTGCTACAGGGCTTCTTTTGCCCAATTCTAACCAAATCTAATTTATCCTTTATGTACAAATATTTACATTATACCATCGTGTATGCTATCCTGTTATTATTTAGCGGGCAGGTATTGGCACAGGCTCCCGTGATATTGAAGGGGAAAATCGTTGATAATAAAACCAGAGAAGCTTTGCCAGGTGCGTCTGTCAGGCTGAAAGATACCAATTTCGGAACGCTGGCGGATGCCACAGGGAACTACCAGCTGAACCTGAAGCAATTGCCACAAACCATCGTAGTGACCTTTATCGGATATCAATCCAGGGAGTTATTAGTGACGAAAGATGAGTTGAACAAGACCATTGGATTAGACCAGCAGCAGGCATTATCAGAAGTAGTGGTAACGGCAGTGGGGATTAAAGCGGCTACACGTTCGCTGGGATATAGTGTGGGAGAGTTGAAAGGCGCCGCGTTGAAAGACAGTCGCGAACCTAACATAGTAGCGGCACTCAGCGGAAAGGTAGCCGGTGTGCAGATCAATAATTCCGGCGGGTCTCCCGGTGGATCATCTACCATAAAAATACGTGGTAATACCTCTTTACTAGGAAATAATGCGCCCCTGTTTATCTTAGATGGTGTGCCGGTAGATAATTCCAT
The Chitinophaga sp. Cy-1792 genome window above contains:
- a CDS encoding ABC transporter permease, encoding MLLSYIKPAWRNCRANPGYTALNIIGLAIGMAVSLVIGLWVWYQYSYDRFLPGYENVYQLKTNFSTREGGGIEGTMPWVSVPLTETMKKDVPGVEKVALTLPFMDMGVAAGDKKMVMTGGAVDPAFLDIFQYKVLSGTKGMLEDPNSIVLTASAAKALFGAADPMDKVVRLENQMDLRVTGVIADMPANATYQFKYLLPWRVVEQQYEWIKRVKTSWGNNSFYCFLQLTPGADQQRIIAVADAAIKKAMGDGHLSAVLHPLKQWHLYDKFTNGKVEGGFITYVHMFLVIGLLILLIACINFVNLSTAQADKRAKEVGVRKAIGSTRGELIMQFLMQSLLLTAMATAFSLVLVVAVMPFFNALAGTTIAIPYASIAAWSVLLLFMITVSLLAGIRPAFLISGFRPVVVLKGLKQPGKSGGIMKTMVVIQFAASVALIIATVVIYQQIQYGKSRPTGYKISGLVSTVMSPDLRRNYHALKNDLLASGTVTDVTESSSPITEIWSHSVINNWPGKTGPSNSFISIARVGADEDYYKTIGMELSSGRLFNNTVAADSGTVVLNEAAVKEMGLKDPVGQTITWDGDKRVTIVGVVKNTLMVSPFIPAEATLFHHTDDVSAITYRLSPKYPTQEGLEKIGVIFSRYNPAYPFTYAFADVDYEQKFKMEVLTGRLAGIFAGLAIFVSCLGLLGLAAYTAARRTKEIAVRKVMGASTAHLWMLLSRQFILLVLVGSAVAMPVAWFVLEQWLAKYSYRIVISPFVFVGALVLAVLVTMFTVSYQAIKAALMNPILSLKSE
- a CDS encoding aminoacyl-histidine dipeptidase; translated protein: MEWKDLQPQSLWSYFAQLNAIPRASKKEAAAIDFVVKFGQELGLETTRDTVGNVVIKKPATAGLENRQTVILQSHLDMVHQKNNDTDFDFDTQGINMYIDGDWVRAKGTTLGADNGIGVAAIMAILADKTLAHPALEALFTIDEETGMTGATQLDGSMLSGTIMLNLDTEEEHSFTIGCAGGRDTNTSATYQEIPAGDGFLSYLIKITGLLGGHSGMDIHKGRGNANKLMNRLLYKAQSQFDIQLVSIDGGSLRNAIPRESTAQVLVSKSEEAEFLAFISDYEATIKDEYQHIEAGLAVSITKADNPGIMMDPAYFRQLTRAIYAIPNGVYRMSPEIADLVEASTNLARVIAKNGSFTTQSLQRSSVDSTKEDVGYAVKAGFEIIGCTINQTSGYPGWKPNINSAILQVMTKLFKEQYGKEPEIGAVHAGLECGIIGAHHPGMDMISFGPTILDAHSPNERVQISAVGRFYQLLTNTLKEIPAKA